The Vicia villosa cultivar HV-30 ecotype Madison, WI linkage group LG1, Vvil1.0, whole genome shotgun sequence genome includes a region encoding these proteins:
- the LOC131625922 gene encoding uncharacterized protein LOC131625922 — MSNLTKLDFGALDISGKNYLTWALDAQIHLSAEGHGDTIKEGNKSSDQQKAKAMIFLRRHLHEDLKNEYLTVTDPHVLWKNLKDRYDHQKTVILPKARYEWMHLRLQDFKSVSDYNSAMFRITSKLLLCGEKVTDEDMLEKTFSTFHASNVLLQQQYREKGFIKYSDLISCLLVAEQNNELLMKNHEARPTGTTPFPEVNVARHDHYRKNRGRGRAYARGRGRGRNYAHGLGFDRGRNGNHKNTYFHTKWKNVEKNEKEGQSSKTNENICYRCGGKGHWSRTCRTPKHLVDLYQKSLKNKKEKIETHFANEDDDPDYGNMDVTHLDIGDFFADPDGKIDHLIGDGSVKK, encoded by the coding sequence ATGTCAAATCTTACAAAATTGGATTTTGGGGCTCTTGATATTTCGGGAAAGAACTATTTGACATGGGCCCTAGACGCCCAAATTCATTTAAGCGCAGAAGGTCACGGTGATACTATTAAAGAAGGAAATAaatcatctgatcaacaaaaggcAAAAGCCATGATATTCCTCCGTCGTCACCTTCACGAGGATCTTAAAAATGAGTATCTTACCGTAACTGACCCACATGTCTTGTGGAAAAATTTGAAAGATAGATATGATCATCAAAAAACGGTTATCCTACCAAAAGCTCGATATGAATGGATGCATTTACGTTTGCAGGATTTTAAAAGTGTAAGTGATTATAATTCTGCAATGTTTAGAATAACTTCTAAGTTATTATTATGTGGAGAAAAAGTAACTGATGAAGATATGCTAGAAAAAACATTTTCCACTTTTCATGCATCCAATGTGCTCCTGCAGCAGCAGTATCGAGAAAAGGGGTTTATTAAATATTCTGACCTAATATCTTGTCTTCTTGTGGCTGAGCAAAATAATGAACTATTGATGAAAAATCACGAGGCCCGTCCCACTGGTACAACTCCATTCCCAGAAGTGAATGTGGCAAGGCACGACCACTATAGGAAAAATCGTGGTCGCGGTCGTGCATATGCACGTGGTCGTGGTCGTGGTCGTAATTATGCTCATGGTCTTGGTTTTGATCGTGGTCGCAATGGGAATCATAAAAACACATATTTCCACACGAAGTGGAAAAAtgttgaaaagaatgaaaaagagggtcAGAGTagcaaaacaaatgaaaatatttGCTATCGTTGTGGAGGAAAAGGTCATTGGAGTCGCACTTGTCGTACTCCAAAACACCTTGTTGATCTTTATCAAAAATCactgaaaaataaaaaggaaaagatcgAGACTCACTTtgctaatgaagatgatgatccaGATTATGGTAATATGGATGTTACCCATTTAGATATTGGTGACTTCTTTGCTGATCCAGATggaaaaattgatcaccttattgGAGATGGAAGCGTCAAGAAATAA